The region GCGGGCGGTCACCGAGGTGCGCCGGACGCTGGAGCGGATGGAGGAGGGACACTACGGCCGGTGCGCCGACTGCGCGGCGGCCATCCCGTTCGGCCGGTTGAAGATCCGGCCCCTGGCCCGCTACTGCATCGTCTGTCAGCGGCGCCACGAGGCCCGCTGACGCCGCCCCGGCCCCGCCCGTCCCGACGAGATCCGCCGGGACGGGCCCCGCCCGGCGACGGGCTGAGGGGAGTGCCGGGGAGGCGGGGTCAGGCGCCGTACGGCCGGGCCGCCCGCGCGTCCCGCAGAGCCCTGCCGAACCAGACGAGCTCGTCGAGCATCGTCTTGGCCGCGCCCTCCGCGCCCGCGGGGTCCTTCGGCCACTTGCCGTCGTCGTCGAACAGGGTCCAGGGGCTCCGGAACGCGACGGAGTCGCGGACGGTCACCGCGTGCAACTCGGCGAAGACCAGCCGGAGCTGCTCGACCGCCCGCAGCCCGCTGGACACGCCGCCGTAGCTGACGAACCCCACGGGCTTGGCCGCCCACTCCCGGTGATAGCTGTCGATCATCAGCTTGAGGGCCGCGGGGAAGCTCCGGTTGTACTCCGGGGTCACGACGACGAAGGCGTGCGCCTCGTCCACCCGCGGCCGCAGCGCCGTGACCTCCTCGGGCCGGTCGCCGCCGAAATGCCCGCGCAACCCGTCGGGGAGCCGGGTCTCGGCGAGGTCGATCACGTCGAGGGCGAGGTCGCCGCGCCGTTCGGCCTGGGCGGCGAACCAGTTCGCGACGAGGGGCGCCACCCGCCCGTCCCGGACGCTGCCGATGATCAACGCGATTCCGAGCCGGTCGTCGCCGGGCATGGTGCCTCCATGAGTGAGTACGTCGTACGCAGTGAGTACACCGTACGCGCAACTGCGTACGACGTACAAGCACAGGTACGATGTACCCGCACCGAGGGTGAGGAGTGTGGCGATGGCCGGGAAGAGCGCGGACGAGGTCGCGGGCGACGCCGTCGAATCCATCTGGCAGCGGATGGAACGCCCCGCCCGGCCGCCCCGCGCGGCGCTGACCCACGCCCAGATCGCCGCCGCGGCGGTGGAGATCGCGGACGCCGAGGGACTCGACGCCGTCTCGATGCGCCACCTGGCCGAACGGCTCGGCGTGGCGACCATGGGGCTCTACCGGTACGTGCGCGGCAAGGACGAC is a window of Microbispora sp. NBC_01189 DNA encoding:
- a CDS encoding NAD(P)H-dependent oxidoreductase translates to MPGDDRLGIALIIGSVRDGRVAPLVANWFAAQAERRGDLALDVIDLAETRLPDGLRGHFGGDRPEEVTALRPRVDEAHAFVVVTPEYNRSFPAALKLMIDSYHREWAAKPVGFVSYGGVSSGLRAVEQLRLVFAELHAVTVRDSVAFRSPWTLFDDDGKWPKDPAGAEGAAKTMLDELVWFGRALRDARAARPYGA